Part of the Erwinia amylovora genome is shown below.
ATGCAAAGGGATATTGATTGCATAGATATACCATTTCTTTTGATGCATCAAATGATGTGACTTTATAACCATGCCTTATAAAATATTCAGTATCTCTACCAATACCACACCCAGCGTCTAATATCGAGGATCCCGGTTTAAAATGCTTGCGAATTTCATTATAGATTTCGCTCATATCAATCGATGCTGTTTTTCTAAAATAATCAATACTATTTTTATCATAAAAAGAAATGTTTTTTTTTGTTTCTATGATGTTTTCTTTTTTGATTCAAAATTTATAATGACCTTAAGTTTTCTTATTTCGCTATCAATTGCACCATTTATCTCTAAAGGAAATACAATATCTTCAAGCTCAGAGTTATCTTTATTGAGAACTCCACGGGCTGCACATTTCAATATACGATAGTGAGCTATTAGCTTTCCGAGCAGTGTATGTAGCTCTGGGTTATCTACATATCCAGAGTTACTTTCGATCAGTAGTGTTATTTTATCAGAAATATCAATTATTTGCTGTAACAACTCTTTATCATGGGTGTCAAGCACATTGTTATTGTTATTGTTATTGTTATTGTTATTGTTATTGTTATTGTTATTGTTACTTTGTATTAAGTAGCGTAAGGCTCGGAAGTATTTTCCTTCGGATCTAAGTTTTTCTTTTTCTTTCAATGCAAAGTGGCTATATATTATTCTTGACTCTTCTAATAATGAATTAAAAGGCCCATAGAATTTTTCTATTTTTTCTTTTGCATTATTTGCGAAAGTAATTTTTCTCTCTCGTAACTCTATTTGTTGTTGTTGCTGCCTATCTTTCCGATACTTAGTGATAGTATGAAATGCTATAGCCAAAGAAACCAAAGCCGTAATAAATGATGTTATAGCTGACAATTCAGTTGGTTGAAGCCCCAATAGTCCTTTTGAGGTATTATTACTGGTTGATTCAATATATACATTCGTTATTAGTGAATTATTAGAATAGTCCTTTTTAATATATGGAGTGATAATGTGATTTTTATTTTCCATGATGTTATATCCCGAATGAGAGGTCTTTTAGAGAACGGTAGTTTCTCAATGCCGCAATCCCATCCTCAACATGTGCCGCCCACGCTTTAATTAACATTTTCTGCTCTATCTGTGGATACAGCATTTTAAGAATTAAATCCGTGGCCTGTAATGTCTCCCCTAACCACGTAATTTTATCTAGTATCAAAACACCATCCAGCTTCATACTATCTCGCTCAGGCAAATAACGAAAATCGGTTTCCACCGAACGGAAAAACGCCAACCGTGCGGCGACATTCGGCGTGATCCCTGTGTATCCTTTTAGCTTTTTTAGTTGTTCTTCTGTCTGTCGACTGAGCTGCATTCGGTTTGGGAGCATCAGATTGCCTCCTTGGTTAATTCCCAGAAATAGCCTGGTTTTAGAATCGATGACTTGGTATGTGCATTAAAGACGATCTCATAAGCATGGGAGATGTCGTCACGAAGTTGATCGACAAAGTAACGTTCATCTACTTCTGTATCAGTGGACAGCAGAACAACTTGATGACTGGCCTCGGGGAAGTAATGGTTAATCAACTTATCTCGGTGCTGCGAGTCCAGACGTCCCAGCGGTGTATCGATGATAACTGGTAAATCACGACCAGAGGTTTTAGCCAGTGCCTCAAGTATTGCAATTGCATAAATTTGCTTTTCACCAGCAGATAGTAATTTTCGGTTTATCACTGAACCATTTTCATCAATTAATTCCACATCAAACGTTCCAGGATTGATATGTGCACTAAGTTGTAAATCCTCTTTACGAGCCAACTTACGGTAGGCCAATTCAAAATTAGTAGCCAAAGTTTTTACTCGTGCTTGAGTTAAAACATCGCTGTAACGATCGAGTAAATTTATTGTTTCTTGAGCATTCTTAAAGGCGCTACTGTAATTGTGCTGATAGCGAACGGCATCATGTGCTTTTTGTATCTGGCGGACGCAATCCAGTTGTTGTTGTTTTGTGTGTTTAGCCTGTTCTAGAAATAAACAATATTTTTGCCGCTGAGCTTCGCGCTGCCGATCCAAATCGCGTAATTTTTCGAATAGATCCATTAACTGATCGTCTTCAGGCGCACGGGCAATGTTAGCAGCGGCTTGTTCAAGCTGTAGTTCAACTTCAGCTAACTGATTACGATAAAGATCAAAGTGTTGCCATGCTCTCTTGCTTTCCTGCCCGATGGAATGTTGAAGCATACCCGCTTCTCGTTCAGAAATATCAAAAAGCAAATCGCCTTTAGGTTTGTTTGCCATATACTCTTTCAGATTATCTGTAATGGCTTCAGTAGCGATTTTACTCGTGGTGCTGGAGCGCAATGCAATATCGTTTCCGAGTTGAGTTAAAAACTGACTCAGTTCTTTTTCAAAGCTTTTTGCCTGCTTGATCTCCGTTTCATTCGCAATCTGTTGTAGTAAACGGGACAAGGTATTAGGAGCCAACGCATAAGGTAGCGCACCATCAAATTCCTGACGTAATGCTTTCTCCAGACGTTCCCTATCTTTTAGTAAAGTTTCAGCCTTATTTTTTTCTTGCATCTTTGTCTGAGCAAACGCACCGCCTTGTGCATTCAATAGGCCTTCATAACGGATGATGTCTTTAGACAGAAACTCGATTCGTGTATTGGCAAAATCAGCTTTTTCCAGCAGTTCTTCCGTCTGACCAGCTAATTTTCTACTTTGCGTCTCAAGCTTTGCAATATGTTGTTGCTGAGAACCTTCCAACTGGCTGGATTGCTGGCGCTTAATTAAAATCACTAAATCATTGCGTAGCTTAGATATCAGATCTAAACCTAACAGGCGACGTACAGCAGTACGCAGAATATTGCCGGATTCATCTTCCGCCAGTTCCGCAATTTTTTCACCATCAAAAAAGAACAAATCAGCGATGCCATGCGGAATCAATTCATTAAGGAATCCCTGGCATTGCTCATAATCGAACTCACTCAGAGGTTGCCCATCCTGCTGTAGAGAAAGCTGGTCTTTCTTGCCTTTTTCCCAAGTTCGCGTGACGGTAAATTCTGCCTCATTACCACCTTTATTGTAGGTAAACGTCAGTTCTACCGATGCTTCCGCCACCTGTTCACTACAGTACGCACCGTTATGAATCAGTGCGCTGAGCTGCTCAATATATTCTTGTTGCTGCGTCGCGAGGCCAAATGCCATTCGACCATACAACGCCAGTCGGATTGCCGATAAAATCGAGGTTTTTCCTGCGCCATTTAAGCCACCAAACAATACGATAGGTCGTGGATTTTCATCGTGTAGACGCTTTCTGGGAGCTAAATCAATGGTGTGTGTACCGCTGAATACTCGAAAATTACGCAATACTAATTGCTTAATTAACATTTTCGTTTTCCTCACCGGCAAATACAGATGATTCACTGGCATCGACAATTCTACGTTGTAAAACTTGAAGCTCAGCTTCCAGTCTGGCAACTTCTTCCTGATGAATATCCCGATCGTTTCGTTTCTGCAGTGTTATCTGATTTTGCTGAATCTCTTCCAAACTACCCCAGTCTTGCTTCAAAATTGTACCGAGCTTGTCAAATATCCCCTGACGGCGACTTAATCCTTCCATTGAAACTTCCAACTCAATAAGTTTCATTACCATCTCTGGTACAACGTCAAATCCTTGGGCAATCTGTATCAGCAAATCAGCATCGCTGGCATCAAAGCGTGATTGATCATCAACCACCCAGTCGAGTTCCTGCTGGTACACCTCACGGTAAATACCTGGGAGGGTGTCATACCAGTCAGGTTCATTGGGGTCTTTCAGCCACTCCTGACGGATAGCGTGCAATTCCAGTTTGGTGATTAACGTAATGGTGTGACCCTGCGCATTCAAATCACGCTCAATTTTAAGTAAATCTTTTAGCCACTCCTGACGATATTTTAGCCAGTAAGGGCCAGGAACATGTTTACGTTCTGCGCTAAGCTCCTCACCATCCTTAGCGTATTGATAGCTCACTTTGCCGGTACGGCGTTTATAGTTGCGATAAGTGTCTTTATTAGCGGGATCGGTGGTAAATGCCAGAAGATCACGATATTTCAGTAACGGAGACATCCACTCTTCTCCATTCTTGATCAGGCTTTCCATCGCTTTATCTTTGGTAACCACTGTGCAGGTCCAGCAGCCAAAACGTGAATTTCCGCAGGAAGGGGTACTTTCGTCGATTACAAGTGGACACTCCCCCTGTGCGGAAGAATCCATATACAGTGTCCAAAGCGGACGATTGTTGCCTCCCCACGGGCTTTCCCACTCTTCAATATCTTCAGGAGAATATCGGAACGCACCACGTAATAGCTTCCAGACATCTTCCACATCCCAAGCATCAATGGGAGTATAGATAAAAGCGTTTGCCAGCGTGGTATGTCGGGCGAGGCGCGAGCCATCAATTTTGTGTTTTGCAATTACCTGCGCACGGGAAGCGCTTTCGCTACTGCGCGAACCTAAAACCACAATCACCTCATCAAACTGGCTGACTTTATCTTTGATAAAATCACTGACCGGGTTGATCTTCATTCGTTCGGTACACCAGCGGAAACTCCGAGTGGGTGCCGGATAACCTTTTCCTAGCAAGTTAACCCAGAACGTTTCATTAGTTTTGGGCATCACCGCATGCTGGGTGATTGGCAGGCGATTACGTTTTGCACCAGCCTCAATTTGCAACATGGTTTTCTTAATCAGATCAACCACTACTGGCGTTTCTACCAGAGTATCTGATGATACTAAGAAAACATCTTTATTGCGCATTTCCGGAGGCAGGCCCAGTAAGGCCAGATATACCAAAGTAATAACCGCTGAAGAATCTTTACCGCCACTGTAGCCAATTACCCACGGACGTTTATCCGCACAATAAATTCTCTGAACTTCTGTAACATATTCCGCCAGAGGGCGTCCGGCGAATTGTTCCTGATTAATAAAATCTTCGTACTCGGCCAGATCGAAGGCCTGAACCAGTTTACTCATGAGACAACCATTTGAGCTTCAAGCTCCTGTTCTTCAGGAGTGAGGGGAAGGGATAGCGCAATTTTTAGTGCGTTACAGGTTAGCTGAATCGCCGTACTTGTTTTGCTCAGCTTGCCATGTTGCATTGATCTTTTGATCAAATTCGGATTGTTTCTACGCCAGTTAAATGTTTTGAGTGCGGCAATTTTCTCCGGCCATTGCTCAGGATAATCCCTCAGTAGTGCATATCCCAGTTGTCCGAGAGCCTGTAAACCGATGCCGTGAGCGTGAACATAGTCCTGCCGTAGCTGGACAGGTGAGACCTCTTTTTTAGCTGCTAGTTGCCAATCCGGCATCACACTGAAAATAGCTAGCCAGTAACTGGCCGCTATTTGGGTACATTCTTCAAAATTGTCCTCTTTGGGTTCTTTTCCAAGTAGAGCGCGGGTTGCCTGCTTGATGCTGCTTAAGGTAAACAATTTATTTGACCGCTGGCTGATACCTGATTTTTCTAACTCAGTCATCCCTATGAACGGTTCAATGGACATCGCCAAATAACGAGCCAGATTTGAACTTGCATCACGATGATCGTAAAGCGACGATAATGAAGGACTAGGGCGGATGGCGTATTTGTTCAGATCGGCGAACATTTGCTGGCTACGTTTTAAACCTTCATCGACGAAAAATAGCACCGGAATATTATCCTGCCCTAATTCAGGGCGAGCATCTAAAGCGTCTTCAATCGCCTTACGGCGATGCTGACCGTCATTGATTAAAATTTGAGCATCCATTGGCACACATAGCGTCCCCAGATTATTGGAACCGGGAAACTCATCAAACTGGACATCGACGGCAATGGAGGCTGTCAGTGCTGAAAACACATAATCTTTTGGGTTTTCCAAGAGATAACGCACCATTTCGGGTATGCGTGATTTATTCAGTGTACGTTGTGCTCGTAATTCCGGTGGCACGTCGTTTTCATCAAAACTGAATATTTTCGGAATGATACGCATTGGGCATGTGGCAATGTAGAAAGGACGTCCAGCCTGAATGCCACGTATAGCTGGAAACGAGTAGCAATAATCTGCATCAACATTAGCCATATGTAGTCCGTATGAAGCATTGAGTGAATTCTGTTACGTCATATTTTACGTAATACGTGATTAGATTTGTAGTCTTTTACGTGATTTTTTGCGTACGATAGCTAACATCTCAGTGATTAGTACACCCCGATGTTAGCTGTCCCATGAAACAGATAGTTGCAATGGAACAGCTATGCGCACCGTCAGCATCCCTGAGGGGTCAAAGCGGTTCTGCTCTCGTGCGCCAGGCGAAGCAAAGGTATTCGTCCATCATGCTGGTAAGCCTCGAGTTTTCTGCCTGTCGGTTAATGATCCAGATATTAACCTCCTCCTCGGAGCTACACTTCAGGTTCTCAGTCCAGTCAGTAAGGCAATTCCCCAGCATCAGATCGTACCAACACAACCAGACAAGCTTCAGACGCAGCTCATTACCGCTGAACTGCCGAAACAGACTGATGAGCTTATTAGCCAGCGAACGTTGTTTTTAAACGTACGCACTCTGAAAGCAGGACGCCTTCCAGCATGGGATGATGAACGAGCAAATGATCTTGCGTACATAAACTGACGCTCAAATCATCCTCAAGAGATAATGGTGTCGCCGATGTTTTACCGTAAAAGATTTGGTGCAGACATTGAGGAAAAATAGCAATAACCGGTTCTTTACCCGGAAACTTAAAGCAGCCGACTTTCAGATTGTGGGTGTAATAAATATTCTGGTGACACATGCCCTGACGAACGGCCCGCTTTGTAAAATCCAGTAGCCAGGTCAGATAATATCTGTGGAGCTCTTCGTAACGAGGTTTATAGTTCTTCATGACTTAATATTTCCTTTAGGTATGAATGACAAGTAGCAGAAAACCTCCAGGTAGCCGGATAATTATTTTCATGCTGCGGTTTTAGTTAGCGGGAAGGTCTATTTACGTTACTGGTTAATACGTTCCTGAAGCCAGGCTTCAACTTCGCTTTCAAGCCAGCGAGAGCTGCGCCCCAGTTTGATTGGTTGCGGGAATATACCGTCTTTGATGAGCTTATACAGCCATTTATCTGTCATTTGAAGCAGGTTGGTGATAAATGCCATGTCAATAAATTGATCTTCGAGCAGGGAAGGTTTGATCGTCATATCGTAATTCTCCGGTAGGTAAAGGTGAGCCGGAGTTGGTTTAAATTATTACCGTTGCTGCTCCGACATACCTATCGCTAGAACCGTAAAATATATGAATTAGATGCTCCGGGGCCTTCCTGCTCGCGTAGGCTCACCAGCTTCATTACATCCCCAAATAATTATTCCATTTTTTTGTTCCTCTTTTGTTAAATAACTTATTATTCGTCTCAGACTATGTACATCATCCACATTTCGGTGGTCATACTACGGTATGAATATTATCCCGATGATAACCCTGAGGTTTACACCACTCATATTTTCCTTCCGAGTTAGTAACCTCACTCCAGACCCTTCCTGCATGTTGTATAAAAGGGAAAGACTTTTTTATTTTTTGACCATTTAAGTAAAATACTGCATGAGAGTGGAGTTTTCCGCTAGACGTCCATTCGATTACCCAGAAATAACCACATGAATCCTCTATACGCATCATTTGTCCGTCAGAGATCTCATGTCAGCTTGGATCTCAACTAAGGAATTCCTGCTAAATCTGCTTGTCTCATGCAGATAACCAAAATCTATTCTGCAACCTAATAGCTTAGAGTGCCTGAAAAAAAGTGTATTGAGATGATGATTTATCATGTTTAACAAGAAGTCGTTAGGGGTGATGCTTTTGAGGTAAGGTTAGTACCTTTGCATGATTGAATTCCTTTGGTGTGTTAATAAAAGTAATCGGTATCTATGTAATTTAATAAATGAGAGCTGTATGCCTGACGTATGCATTGATGTAGAAAGGGCTTACTCTATAATAACAATTAACCTTAATTAACGTTTTACGTGTGACGGTAGCCAGTTCGGTTTAAGTTTTTTGAGCTACAGCAGCGACATCATTTGATGCTTCAATCGTCGGTTCTCCAGAGATTTTAGATGTACTCATGGGCAACATACAACATGTGTAAGAGAATCTATTTAATCCAGGGTGTGATTCTTGTAACCTATTTATATTATTTTTTATTATTCTATTTTTTACTACGAAATTACTACGTTTTTAATTTGATTTTACTATGTTAATCATTCATTTTTATGCGATTTTTTACGTAAAATATCTACAATATTAAACTGGCGGTCTTTGATGAATCTGTGTTAAATGTGCTGTATCAGCGTATGAGGAGGTAAGATGATGCAGAGGCTACTTAAGGTAAAGAAAGCCCTAATTGATAAAGAAATATATTGGTTGAAAAACAATCAAAGGGCATTGCACTTTTATTTTTTTTAAAACTGGAATATCAAAATAATAGATCTCAAGTTGTTGCTGAAAAAATTAATTCTGTTCTTGATCATAAAAATAACGAAGTTGCTAATCA
Proteins encoded:
- the dndE gene encoding DNA sulfur modification protein DndE yields the protein MLPNRMQLSRQTEEQLKKLKGYTGITPNVAARLAFFRSVETDFRYLPERDSMKLDGVLILDKITWLGETLQATDLILKMLYPQIEQKMLIKAWAAHVEDGIAALRNYRSLKDLSFGI
- the dndD gene encoding DNA sulfur modification protein DndD gives rise to the protein MLIKQLVLRNFRVFSGTHTIDLAPRKRLHDENPRPIVLFGGLNGAGKTSILSAIRLALYGRMAFGLATQQQEYIEQLSALIHNGAYCSEQVAEASVELTFTYNKGGNEAEFTVTRTWEKGKKDQLSLQQDGQPLSEFDYEQCQGFLNELIPHGIADLFFFDGEKIAELAEDESGNILRTAVRRLLGLDLISKLRNDLVILIKRQQSSQLEGSQQQHIAKLETQSRKLAGQTEELLEKADFANTRIEFLSKDIIRYEGLLNAQGGAFAQTKMQEKNKAETLLKDRERLEKALRQEFDGALPYALAPNTLSRLLQQIANETEIKQAKSFEKELSQFLTQLGNDIALRSSTTSKIATEAITDNLKEYMANKPKGDLLFDISEREAGMLQHSIGQESKRAWQHFDLYRNQLAEVELQLEQAAANIARAPEDDQLMDLFEKLRDLDRQREAQRQKYCLFLEQAKHTKQQQLDCVRQIQKAHDAVRYQHNYSSAFKNAQETINLLDRYSDVLTQARVKTLATNFELAYRKLARKEDLQLSAHINPGTFDVELIDENGSVINRKLLSAGEKQIYAIAILEALAKTSGRDLPVIIDTPLGRLDSQHRDKLINHYFPEASHQVVLLSTDTEVDERYFVDQLRDDISHAYEIVFNAHTKSSILKPGYFWELTKEAI
- the dndC gene encoding DNA phosphorothioation system sulfurtransferase DndC, translating into MSKLVQAFDLAEYEDFINQEQFAGRPLAEYVTEVQRIYCADKRPWVIGYSGGKDSSAVITLVYLALLGLPPEMRNKDVFLVSSDTLVETPVVVDLIKKTMLQIEAGAKRNRLPITQHAVMPKTNETFWVNLLGKGYPAPTRSFRWCTERMKINPVSDFIKDKVSQFDEVIVVLGSRSSESASRAQVIAKHKIDGSRLARHTTLANAFIYTPIDAWDVEDVWKLLRGAFRYSPEDIEEWESPWGGNNRPLWTLYMDSSAQGECPLVIDESTPSCGNSRFGCWTCTVVTKDKAMESLIKNGEEWMSPLLKYRDLLAFTTDPANKDTYRNYKRRTGKVSYQYAKDGEELSAERKHVPGPYWLKYRQEWLKDLLKIERDLNAQGHTITLITKLELHAIRQEWLKDPNEPDWYDTLPGIYREVYQQELDWVVDDQSRFDASDADLLIQIAQGFDVVPEMVMKLIELEVSMEGLSRRQGIFDKLGTILKQDWGSLEEIQQNQITLQKRNDRDIHQEEVARLEAELQVLQRRIVDASESSVFAGEENENVN
- the dndB gene encoding DNA sulfur modification protein DndB, encoding MANVDADYCYSFPAIRGIQAGRPFYIATCPMRIIPKIFSFDENDVPPELRAQRTLNKSRIPEMVRYLLENPKDYVFSALTASIAVDVQFDEFPGSNNLGTLCVPMDAQILINDGQHRRKAIEDALDARPELGQDNIPVLFFVDEGLKRSQQMFADLNKYAIRPSPSLSSLYDHRDASSNLARYLAMSIEPFIGMTELEKSGISQRSNKLFTLSSIKQATRALLGKEPKEDNFEECTQIAASYWLAIFSVMPDWQLAAKKEVSPVQLRQDYVHAHGIGLQALGQLGYALLRDYPEQWPEKIAALKTFNWRRNNPNLIKRSMQHGKLSKTSTAIQLTCNALKIALSLPLTPEEQELEAQMVVS
- a CDS encoding helix-turn-helix transcriptional regulator, with product MTIKPSLLEDQFIDMAFITNLLQMTDKWLYKLIKDGIFPQPIKLGRSSRWLESEVEAWLQERINQ